A section of the Pseudomonas fluorescens genome encodes:
- a CDS encoding substrate-binding periplasmic protein yields the protein MLRLFRAVALPVLLLLAPTAAAERLRLVADAWPPFTDATLINGGLATDIVSTALARAGFASDFEQVPWARALMGVGDGRYDVLINAWYDEARTHLGQFSAEYLLNRVRFIKRRDDPIEFQNLQQLHAYPIAVVRGYAYSASFDADPQLQKVPVHNFAMGVRMLAARRVRLTLEDEYVARYYLGRESPRVRNAVEFLPKPLSENSLHILVSLKNPRHEQIVAGFDREISRMKADGSYARLLKQHGM from the coding sequence ATGCTGCGATTGTTTCGTGCCGTTGCTTTGCCTGTACTGCTGTTGCTGGCCCCGACGGCGGCGGCGGAACGCTTGCGCCTGGTGGCAGACGCGTGGCCGCCGTTTACCGATGCGACCCTGATCAATGGCGGCCTGGCCACCGATATCGTCAGCACCGCCCTGGCCCGTGCCGGCTTTGCCAGTGATTTCGAACAGGTGCCCTGGGCGCGGGCGTTGATGGGCGTGGGGGACGGGCGTTATGACGTGCTGATCAATGCCTGGTATGACGAAGCGCGCACGCACTTGGGGCAGTTTTCCGCCGAATACCTGCTCAACCGTGTGCGGTTTATCAAGCGTCGCGACGATCCCATCGAGTTCCAGAACCTGCAGCAACTGCACGCATATCCCATTGCCGTCGTACGTGGCTACGCGTATTCGGCGAGCTTCGATGCCGATCCCCAATTGCAAAAAGTCCCGGTGCATAACTTCGCCATGGGCGTGCGCATGCTCGCGGCCCGGCGCGTGCGGCTGACGCTGGAGGATGAATATGTTGCCAGATATTACTTGGGGCGTGAGTCACCCAGGGTGCGCAATGCGGTGGAGTTCCTGCCCAAGCCCTTGAGTGAGAACAGCCTGCATATTCTGGTCAGCCTGAAAAACCCCAGGCATGAGCAGATTGTCGCCGGGTTCGATCGGGAGATTAGCAGGATGAAGGCAGATGGCAGTTATGCGCGACTGCTGAAACAGCACGGGATGTAG
- a CDS encoding MliC family protein, which yields MKGVIALAALALLAGCANLNMFNKAEPQQDAWTTWVCDSQAQVNWRFVGRDRKQVDVRLGGSDQVYRLKEDVAASGTLYSNDQLAFHTKGEEGLIYWVATDDLIGRGCKVQ from the coding sequence ATGAAAGGCGTTATCGCCCTGGCAGCACTGGCTCTACTGGCCGGTTGTGCCAACCTGAACATGTTCAACAAGGCAGAGCCGCAGCAAGACGCCTGGACCACCTGGGTGTGCGACAGCCAGGCCCAGGTGAACTGGCGATTTGTGGGCCGCGACCGCAAGCAGGTGGATGTCCGCCTCGGCGGCTCCGATCAGGTGTATCGCCTCAAGGAAGACGTGGCGGCCTCCGGTACGCTGTATAGCAATGACCAGTTGGCGTTTCACACAAAAGGTGAAGAAGGCCTGATTTATTGGGTTGCCACCGACGATTTGATTGGCCGGGGCTGCAAGGTCCAGTAA
- a CDS encoding M48 family metallopeptidase codes for MTALKYLQAYPVALQEQVRQLIAKDQLGDYLHQRYPERHGVQSDKALYSYALALKQEHLRNAPAIDKVLFDNRLDLTHRALGLHTTISRVQGGNLKSKKEIRIAALFKEAAPEFLKMIVVHELAHFKESDHNKAFYKLCEYMLPGYHQVEFDLRVYLTYRDLQGKS; via the coding sequence ATGACTGCACTGAAATACCTCCAGGCCTATCCTGTCGCCCTGCAAGAGCAAGTGCGCCAATTGATCGCCAAGGATCAACTGGGCGACTACCTGCACCAGCGTTACCCCGAGCGCCATGGGGTGCAGAGTGACAAGGCGCTGTACAGCTACGCCCTGGCCCTGAAACAAGAGCACCTGCGTAATGCCCCGGCCATCGACAAAGTGCTGTTCGACAACCGCCTGGACCTGACCCACCGCGCCCTCGGGCTGCACACCACCATCTCGCGGGTGCAGGGTGGCAACCTCAAGTCCAAGAAAGAGATCCGCATCGCGGCATTGTTCAAGGAAGCGGCGCCGGAATTCCTGAAGATGATCGTCGTCCACGAACTGGCGCACTTCAAGGAATCGGACCACAACAAAGCGTTCTACAAACTGTGCGAATACATGTTGCCCGGCTACCACCAGGTGGAGTTTGACCTGCGGGTGTACCTGACCTATCGGGACTTGCAGGGCAAGTCCTAA
- a CDS encoding polysaccharide lyase family 7 protein has translation MIDLSTWNLSIPVGTPPATIDTPRLLSGFNGKYFQAEGSSVQFWSPVTGTRTENAIYPRSELRETYADGRLRNWTYPEADNYLRATLAINQVPSSGKIVVGQIHAYDSQKPLVKVEYQYKEKTQTGNIVAKVRMRPDDSQSRVIIVAENVPLEKNFTYVVHLNKAGLLRVEAASGQWNERIGAAWGKKPLYFKAGVYVQDNSGDSREGGKVTFAKLDIDHN, from the coding sequence ATGATTGATCTGTCCACCTGGAACCTGAGCATCCCTGTTGGCACCCCGCCTGCCACCATCGACACTCCCAGACTGCTCAGTGGTTTCAATGGCAAATACTTCCAGGCCGAAGGCAGCAGCGTACAATTCTGGTCCCCCGTCACCGGCACCCGTACCGAAAACGCCATCTACCCGCGCAGCGAACTGCGCGAAACCTATGCCGATGGCCGGCTACGCAACTGGACTTACCCCGAAGCCGACAACTACCTGCGCGCCACCCTGGCCATCAACCAGGTGCCCTCTTCGGGCAAGATCGTGGTTGGCCAGATTCACGCATACGACAGCCAGAAACCGCTGGTCAAAGTCGAATACCAGTACAAGGAAAAAACCCAGACCGGCAACATCGTCGCCAAAGTGCGCATGCGTCCGGATGACAGCCAAAGCCGGGTGATTATCGTGGCCGAGAATGTGCCGCTGGAGAAAAACTTCACCTACGTCGTCCACCTGAACAAGGCCGGCCTGCTGCGCGTCGAAGCGGCCAGCGGGCAATGGAATGAACGCATCGGTGCCGCCTGGGGCAAAAAGCCGTTGTACTTCAAGGCCGGCGTGTATGTGCAGGACAACAGCGGCGACAGCAGGGAAGGCGGCAAAGTGACATTTGCCAAGCTGGATATCGACCACAACTGA
- the fba gene encoding class II fructose-bisphosphate aldolase (catalyzes the reversible aldol condensation of dihydroxyacetonephosphate and glyceraldehyde 3-phosphate in the Calvin cycle, glycolysis, and/or gluconeogenesis) — translation MALISMRQMLDHAAEFGYGVPAFNVNNLEQMRAIMEAADKTDSPVIVQASAGARKYAGAPFLRHLILAAIEEFPHIPVCMHQDHGTSPDVCQRSIQLGFSSVMMDGSLGEDGKTPTDYDYNVRVTQQTVALAHACGVSVEGELGCLGSLETGMAGEEDGIGAEGVLDHSQMLTDPEEAADFVKRTQVDALAIAIGTSHGAYKFTKPPTGDVLAIDRIKEIHKRIPNTHLVMHGSSSVPQEWLAIINQYGGDIKETYGVPVEEIVEGIKHGVRKVNIDTDLRLASTGAMRRLMATNPSEFDPRKFFGATVTAMRDVCIARYEAFGTAGNASKIKPVSLEAMYQRYLKGELNAKVN, via the coding sequence ATGGCACTTATCAGCATGCGTCAAATGCTGGACCACGCAGCCGAGTTCGGCTACGGCGTTCCAGCCTTTAACGTCAACAACCTTGAGCAGATGCGCGCCATCATGGAAGCCGCTGACAAGACCGACTCCCCAGTGATCGTCCAGGCTTCGGCCGGTGCGCGCAAATACGCCGGCGCGCCGTTCCTGCGTCACCTGATCCTCGCGGCAATCGAAGAGTTCCCGCACATCCCGGTGTGCATGCACCAGGACCACGGCACCAGCCCTGACGTGTGCCAGCGCTCGATCCAGCTGGGCTTCAGCTCGGTGATGATGGACGGCTCCCTGGGCGAAGACGGCAAGACCCCGACCGACTACGACTACAACGTGCGCGTCACCCAACAAACGGTTGCCCTGGCCCACGCCTGCGGCGTTTCGGTAGAAGGCGAGCTGGGTTGCCTGGGCTCCCTGGAAACCGGCATGGCCGGTGAAGAAGACGGCATCGGCGCCGAAGGCGTGCTGGATCACAGCCAGATGTTGACCGACCCTGAAGAAGCCGCGGATTTCGTCAAGCGTACCCAGGTCGATGCCCTGGCCATCGCCATCGGTACCAGCCACGGCGCCTACAAGTTCACCAAGCCGCCTACCGGCGACGTGCTGGCTATCGACCGCATCAAGGAAATCCACAAGCGCATCCCCAACACCCACCTGGTGATGCACGGTTCTTCCTCGGTACCGCAAGAGTGGCTGGCGATCATCAACCAGTACGGCGGCGACATCAAGGAAACCTACGGCGTCCCGGTTGAAGAAATCGTCGAAGGCATCAAGCACGGCGTGCGCAAGGTCAACATCGACACCGACCTGCGCCTGGCTTCCACCGGTGCGATGCGTCGCCTGATGGCCACCAACCCGAGCGAGTTCGACCCGCGTAAGTTCTTCGGCGCTACTGTGACGGCGATGCGTGATGTGTGTATCGCGCGTTACGAAGCGTTCGGCACTGCCGGCAATGCGTCGAAGATCAAGCCGGTGTCGCTGGAAGCGATGTACCAGCGGTATCTGAAAGGTGAGTTGAACGCCAAGGTGAACTAA
- the epd gene encoding erythrose-4-phosphate dehydrogenase, with amino-acid sequence MPQPRPYKVALNGYGRIGRCVLRALFERGAAAGFEIVAINDLADMASIEYLTRFDSTHGRFPGEVRVDGDCLHINGNCVKVLRSATPEGIDWAALGVDLVLECSGAYHTRADGQRFLDAGAPRVLFSQPMASEADVDATIVYGVNQDCLSGDELLVSNASCTTNCGVPLLRLLDQAIGLEYVSITTIHSAMNDQPVIDAYHHEDLRRTRSAFQSVIPVSTGLARGIERLLPELAGRIQAKAVRVPTVNVSCLDITMQTVSDTDAGEVNRILREAATRGPLKGLLAYTELPHASCDFNHDPHSAIVDASQTRVSGPRLVNILAWFDNEWGFANRMLDVAEHYLHIATKQPQQ; translated from the coding sequence ATGCCTCAACCCCGTCCCTACAAAGTTGCACTCAACGGCTACGGCCGCATTGGTCGTTGCGTCTTGCGTGCGCTGTTCGAGCGAGGGGCGGCGGCCGGGTTTGAAATTGTGGCAATCAACGATCTGGCAGACATGGCCAGCATCGAATACCTGACTCGCTTCGACTCCACCCACGGCCGGTTCCCCGGCGAAGTGCGGGTCGACGGCGATTGTCTGCATATCAATGGCAACTGCGTGAAGGTTTTGCGCAGTGCCACGCCCGAGGGCATCGACTGGGCGGCGCTGGGCGTCGACCTGGTGTTGGAATGCTCCGGCGCTTATCACACCCGTGCCGATGGCCAGCGGTTCCTCGACGCCGGCGCGCCGCGCGTGCTGTTTTCCCAGCCGATGGCCAGCGAGGCGGATGTCGACGCTACCATTGTCTACGGCGTCAATCAGGACTGCCTGAGCGGTGACGAGTTGCTGGTGTCCAACGCCTCCTGCACCACCAACTGCGGCGTGCCGCTGTTGCGCCTGCTGGACCAGGCGATTGGCCTGGAATATGTGTCGATCACCACCATCCATTCGGCGATGAATGACCAGCCGGTGATCGACGCCTACCACCATGAAGACTTGCGCCGCACCCGTTCGGCGTTCCAGTCGGTGATCCCGGTGTCCACTGGCCTGGCCCGCGGTATTGAGCGCCTGCTGCCGGAACTTGCCGGGCGAATCCAGGCCAAAGCAGTGCGCGTGCCGACGGTGAACGTGTCGTGCCTGGATATCACGATGCAGACCGTCAGCGATACCGACGCAGGCGAGGTCAACCGGATCCTGCGCGAGGCCGCCACCCGTGGCCCGCTCAAAGGTCTGTTGGCCTACACCGAGTTGCCGCACGCCAGTTGTGATTTCAACCACGACCCGCATTCGGCCATCGTGGATGCCAGCCAGACCCGTGTTTCCGGGCCAAGGCTGGTGAATATCCTGGCCTGGTTCGATAACGAATGGGGCTTTGCCAACCGCATGCTCGACGTAGCAGAGCACTATCTGCACATTGCCACTAAACAACCTCAACAGTAA
- a CDS encoding phosphoglycerate kinase has product MTVLKMTDLDLQGKRVLIREDLNVPVKDGVVTSDARILASLPTIKLALEKGAAVMVCSHLGRPTEGEFSAENSLKPVADYLSKALGREVPLVADYLGGVDVKAGDIVLFENVRFNKGEKKNSDELAQQYAALCDVFVMDAFGTAHRAEGSTHGVAKFAKVAAAGPLLAAELEALGKALGAPAQPMAAIVAGSKVSTKLDVLNSLSQICNQLIVGGGIANTFLAAAGHPVGKSLYEPDLLDTARAIAAKVSVPLPVDVVVAKEFAESAEATVKLIADVAADDMILDIGPQTAANFAELLKASQTILWNGPVGVFEFDQFGNGTQVLAKAIAESSAFSIAGGGDTLAAIDKYGVAEQISYISTGGGAFLEFVEGKVLPAVEVLESRAKG; this is encoded by the coding sequence ATGACCGTGTTGAAGATGACCGACCTCGATCTGCAAGGTAAGCGCGTACTGATCCGCGAAGACCTCAACGTTCCAGTCAAGGACGGTGTAGTCACCAGCGATGCGCGAATCCTTGCTTCGCTGCCGACCATCAAGCTGGCCCTGGAAAAAGGTGCGGCCGTGATGGTCTGCTCCCACCTGGGTCGTCCGACCGAGGGTGAGTTCTCCGCCGAAAACAGCCTTAAGCCTGTAGCCGATTACCTGAGCAAGGCCCTGGGCCGTGAAGTGCCGCTGGTGGCGGATTACCTGGGCGGTGTCGACGTCAAGGCCGGCGATATCGTGCTGTTTGAAAACGTGCGCTTCAACAAGGGCGAGAAAAAGAACAGCGACGAACTGGCCCAGCAATATGCGGCGCTATGCGACGTGTTCGTGATGGATGCGTTCGGTACTGCACACCGCGCCGAGGGTTCGACCCATGGCGTCGCCAAGTTCGCCAAGGTTGCCGCTGCTGGCCCGTTGCTGGCTGCCGAGCTGGAGGCACTGGGCAAGGCCCTGGGCGCACCGGCCCAGCCAATGGCCGCCATCGTGGCGGGCTCCAAAGTGTCGACCAAGCTGGATGTGCTCAACAGCCTGAGCCAGATCTGCAACCAACTGATCGTCGGCGGCGGCATTGCCAACACCTTCCTGGCGGCGGCTGGCCATCCGGTAGGCAAGTCGCTGTACGAACCGGACCTGCTGGACACCGCCCGCGCCATCGCGGCCAAGGTCAGCGTGCCCTTGCCGGTGGACGTCGTGGTGGCCAAGGAATTCGCCGAAAGCGCTGAAGCGACCGTCAAGCTGATTGCCGACGTGGCGGCTGACGACATGATCCTGGATATCGGCCCGCAAACTGCGGCGAACTTCGCCGAACTGCTGAAAGCCTCCCAGACCATCCTGTGGAACGGCCCGGTGGGTGTGTTCGAGTTCGACCAGTTCGGCAACGGCACCCAAGTGCTGGCCAAGGCGATTGCCGAAAGCTCGGCGTTCTCCATCGCCGGCGGTGGCGACACCCTGGCGGCCATCGATAAATATGGCGTCGCTGAGCAGATCTCCTACATTTCTACCGGTGGTGGCGCGTTCCTTGAGTTTGTCGAAGGCAAGGTGCTGCCAGCCGTTGAAGTGCTGGAAAGTCGAGCCAAGGGCTGA
- a CDS encoding putative bifunctional diguanylate cyclase/phosphodiesterase, whose amino-acid sequence MECAPTPADGCSVLLVVDDYPENLISMRALLQREDWQVVTATSGEEALGVLLERDVDLVLLDVRMPGMDGFEVARLMRGSQRTCMTPIIFLSANEQSPAAVLEGYASGAIDYLFKPFDPHILKPKVQALLEHQRNRRALQRLSHDLELARAFNASVLDNAAEGILVVGEDGVISYANPAISRLLNATVDELQGQGFLGFLQKPHMPDWSSCDLYAGYCRGETWRLHDAILRTAPGQQLPVAMSCAPLPREQKAMVVTVQDMSQVRHLHQQLEFQAVTDPLTGLLNRRGFYQTVETALLRNERSEHATVLLYMDLDGFKRVNDWVGHDAGDRVLRWVSEQLELCLRSGDILGRLGGDEFVALLELEYPEQAAKLAEQLIERVSICQQVDGLEVMLGVSIGIATFPDCGRDLSGLLRAADIAMYEAKRAGRQQYRYYDQEMNGRARSRLMLESSVREAIDNKQVTLVYQPQVSLLDGHLRGVEALLRWQHPSVGDVPPGLFLPLLEEARLISQLSSWIYHQVALARQAWAPVMRDDWVLSVSLSSSQFNMPNLVAQLQQALERHGLQGRQLEVEIAEESLMHNIEESTKQLKLLRRLGVRIALDDFGSGSCSLAHLRDLEFDTLKLDPGLVARVLGSPREAALARSIIELCGHFGLLVIAEGVETLEQCHWLQANGCQFIQGPLVAQPLTVEDIAHWPQPFALRAGPC is encoded by the coding sequence ATGGAATGTGCTCCAACCCCGGCCGATGGCTGTTCAGTGCTCCTGGTGGTCGATGACTACCCGGAGAACCTGATCAGCATGCGCGCGCTCCTGCAGCGCGAGGACTGGCAGGTGGTGACGGCGACCTCCGGAGAGGAGGCCCTTGGGGTGTTGCTCGAACGTGACGTGGACCTGGTGCTGCTGGATGTGCGGATGCCGGGCATGGACGGCTTTGAGGTAGCGCGGTTGATGCGCGGCAGCCAGCGCACCTGCATGACCCCGATCATCTTCCTGAGTGCCAATGAGCAATCACCTGCTGCCGTGCTGGAAGGGTATGCCAGCGGCGCTATCGACTACCTGTTCAAACCCTTCGACCCGCATATTCTCAAGCCCAAGGTCCAGGCTTTGCTGGAGCATCAGCGCAACCGGCGCGCGTTGCAGCGTTTGAGCCATGACCTGGAACTGGCCCGGGCCTTTAATGCCTCGGTGCTCGACAACGCTGCCGAGGGCATCCTGGTGGTTGGCGAAGACGGCGTGATCAGCTACGCCAACCCGGCCATTTCGCGACTGCTCAATGCCACCGTGGACGAGTTGCAAGGCCAGGGGTTCCTGGGCTTCCTGCAAAAACCCCATATGCCTGACTGGTCCAGTTGTGATCTGTACGCCGGATACTGTCGTGGCGAGACCTGGCGCCTGCATGACGCGATCCTGCGCACCGCGCCCGGCCAGCAACTGCCGGTGGCGATGTCTTGTGCGCCCTTGCCCCGTGAGCAGAAGGCCATGGTGGTGACCGTGCAGGACATGTCGCAAGTACGTCACCTGCATCAGCAACTGGAGTTCCAGGCGGTCACCGACCCGCTCACCGGCTTGCTCAACCGGCGTGGCTTCTACCAGACCGTGGAGACGGCCCTGCTGCGCAACGAGCGCAGCGAGCATGCCACGGTGTTGTTGTACATGGATCTGGACGGCTTCAAGCGGGTCAATGATTGGGTGGGGCACGACGCCGGTGACCGGGTGCTGCGCTGGGTCTCGGAGCAATTGGAACTGTGCCTGCGCAGTGGTGACATTCTTGGCCGTTTGGGGGGCGATGAGTTTGTCGCATTGCTGGAACTGGAGTACCCGGAGCAGGCTGCCAAGCTCGCCGAGCAGTTGATCGAACGTGTGTCGATCTGCCAGCAGGTGGACGGCCTGGAGGTGATGCTGGGGGTCAGTATCGGCATTGCCACCTTCCCCGATTGCGGCCGTGACCTGAGCGGCCTGCTGCGCGCGGCCGATATCGCCATGTACGAAGCCAAGCGGGCAGGGCGTCAGCAGTATCGCTATTACGATCAGGAAATGAACGGCCGGGCCCGCTCGCGCCTGATGCTTGAAAGCAGTGTGCGCGAAGCCATCGACAACAAGCAGGTGACGTTGGTGTACCAGCCCCAGGTGTCCCTGCTGGACGGTCACCTGCGTGGGGTCGAAGCCTTGTTGCGCTGGCAGCATCCGAGTGTTGGCGATGTGCCGCCTGGGCTGTTCCTGCCCTTGTTGGAAGAGGCGCGGCTGATCAGCCAGCTCAGCAGTTGGATCTACCACCAGGTGGCGTTGGCGCGACAGGCCTGGGCACCGGTCATGCGCGACGACTGGGTGCTCAGCGTGAGCCTGAGCAGCAGCCAGTTCAATATGCCCAACCTGGTGGCTCAACTGCAGCAGGCACTGGAGCGACATGGGTTGCAGGGGCGGCAACTGGAAGTGGAAATCGCTGAAGAAAGCCTGATGCACAATATTGAAGAGTCCACCAAGCAGCTCAAGCTGCTGCGGCGCCTGGGTGTGCGGATAGCCCTGGATGACTTCGGCTCGGGCAGTTGCTCCCTGGCGCATCTGCGTGACCTGGAATTCGACACGCTCAAACTCGACCCGGGTCTGGTTGCCCGTGTGCTTGGCTCGCCACGGGAGGCGGCGCTGGCCCGCAGCATTATTGAACTGTGCGGGCACTTCGGCTTGCTGGTGATTGCCGAAGGTGTGGAAACCCTTGAGCAATGTCACTGGCTACAGGCCAATGGCTGCCAGTTTATCCAGGGGCCGCTCGTGGCCCAGCCCTTGACGGTCGAGGACATTGCCCACTGGCCACAGCCGTTTGCCCTGCGCGCAGGGCCTTGCTGA
- a CDS encoding winged helix-turn-helix domain-containing protein has product MDVSKTKSSFYRRLYVAYLIDSQLASSVPALTEVTGMPRRTAQDTIAALADLDIVCEFEQEDGARNHAGRYRIRDWGAIDRGWIERNLVQVKQVLGYP; this is encoded by the coding sequence ATGGATGTGAGCAAGACCAAGAGCAGTTTCTACCGCCGCCTGTATGTGGCGTATCTGATTGATAGCCAGTTGGCCAGCAGTGTCCCGGCCCTGACCGAGGTCACCGGCATGCCCCGGCGTACGGCCCAGGACACCATCGCTGCGTTGGCGGACCTGGATATCGTCTGCGAATTCGAGCAGGAAGACGGCGCCCGTAATCATGCCGGGCGCTATCGGATTCGCGACTGGGGGGCGATTGATCGGGGCTGGATAGAGCGCAACCTGGTGCAGGTCAAACAGGTGCTGGGCTACCCCTGA
- the alr gene encoding alanine racemase, translated as MPFTRTLLALSMGMVMLQNPAFAAPPLSMTDGVAQVNIQDSNAWVEISKAAFEHNIRTLQTSLADKSKICAVLKADAYGHGIGLLMPSVIKLGVPCVGVASNEEARVVRESGFKGQLIRVRTAALSELEAALPYNVEELVGNLDFAVRASLIAEHHGRPLVVHLGLNSSGMSRNGVEMTTTQGRRDAVAITQVPNLQVKAIMTHFAVEDAADVRAGLKAFNEQANWLINVAQLDRSKITLHAANSFATLEVPESRLDMVRPGGLLFGDTVPSFTEYKRVMQFKSHVASVNSYPKGNTVGYDRTYTLARDSKLANITVGYSDGYRRAFTNKGIVLINGHRVPVVGKVSMNTLMVDVTDVPTVKSGDEVVLFGKQGNVQTTQAEVEDINGALLADLYTVWGNSNPKILVDK; from the coding sequence ATGCCCTTCACTCGCACCCTCCTCGCCCTGTCCATGGGCATGGTCATGTTGCAAAACCCGGCCTTCGCTGCCCCGCCGTTGTCGATGACCGACGGGGTAGCCCAGGTCAATATCCAGGACAGCAACGCCTGGGTTGAGATCAGCAAAGCCGCGTTCGAACACAACATCCGCACCCTGCAAACCAGCCTCGCCGACAAATCGAAAATCTGCGCCGTGCTCAAGGCCGACGCCTACGGCCACGGCATTGGCCTGCTGATGCCATCGGTGATCAAGTTGGGCGTGCCTTGCGTGGGCGTGGCCAGCAATGAAGAAGCCCGCGTCGTGCGCGAAAGCGGCTTCAAGGGCCAACTGATCCGCGTACGCACTGCCGCCCTGAGCGAGTTGGAAGCGGCACTGCCGTACAACGTCGAAGAACTGGTGGGCAACCTCGACTTCGCCGTGCGCGCCAGCCTGATCGCCGAACATCATGGCCGCCCGCTGGTGGTACACCTGGGCCTGAACTCCAGCGGCATGAGCCGCAACGGCGTAGAGATGACCACCACCCAAGGTCGGCGCGATGCCGTGGCCATCACCCAGGTGCCGAACCTGCAAGTGAAGGCGATCATGACCCACTTCGCCGTCGAAGACGCCGCCGATGTGCGCGCCGGCCTCAAGGCCTTCAACGAACAGGCCAACTGGTTGATCAATGTCGCCCAACTGGATCGCAGCAAAATCACTCTGCACGCCGCCAACTCCTTCGCCACCCTGGAAGTGCCGGAGTCGCGCCTGGACATGGTACGCCCCGGCGGCCTGCTGTTTGGCGACACCGTGCCGTCGTTTACCGAATACAAGCGGGTGATGCAGTTCAAATCCCACGTGGCCTCGGTCAACAGCTACCCCAAGGGCAACACCGTCGGCTACGACCGCACCTACACCCTGGCGCGGGACTCGAAACTGGCCAACATCACCGTGGGTTACTCCGATGGTTATCGCCGGGCATTCACCAACAAAGGCATCGTGCTGATCAATGGGCATCGCGTGCCGGTGGTGGGCAAGGTGTCGATGAACACGCTGATGGTCGATGTGACCGACGTGCCGACCGTCAAAAGCGGGGATGAGGTGGTGTTGTTTGGCAAGCAGGGCAATGTGCAAACGACCCAGGCGGAGGTAGAGGATATCAATGGGGCGTTGTTGGCGGATTTGTATACGGTTTGGGGGAATTCAAACCCAAAAATACTGGTCGATAAATAA
- a CDS encoding GNAT family N-acetyltransferase — translation MTVDWVCKHHNDLGKEQLYAILRLRAEVFVVEQKCIYQDIDDQDLEGDTHHLMAWQDNQLVAYLRLLDPELHGGDVVIGRVLVAEVARGTGLGHQMLEETLKQIDDLWPQTPIFLSAQAHLQGYYARYGFKVEGEEYLEDDIPHIGMRRT, via the coding sequence ATGACTGTCGATTGGGTTTGCAAGCACCACAATGATCTGGGCAAGGAGCAGCTCTACGCCATTTTGCGCCTGCGGGCCGAGGTGTTTGTGGTCGAGCAGAAATGCATTTACCAAGACATCGATGACCAGGACCTGGAGGGCGATACCCACCACCTGATGGCCTGGCAAGACAATCAACTGGTGGCCTACCTGCGCCTGCTGGATCCGGAGCTGCACGGCGGCGATGTGGTCATCGGCCGCGTGCTGGTGGCCGAGGTTGCCCGGGGCACCGGCCTGGGACACCAGATGTTGGAGGAAACCCTCAAGCAGATCGACGATCTCTGGCCGCAGACGCCGATCTTTCTCTCAGCCCAGGCGCATCTGCAGGGCTATTACGCACGATATGGGTTCAAGGTCGAGGGTGAGGAGTATCTGGAGGATGATATTCCACACATTGGTATGCGGCGCACTTGA